Genomic DNA from Hyperolius riggenbachi isolate aHypRig1 chromosome 10, aHypRig1.pri, whole genome shotgun sequence:
cttgccctgccgcaagcgtcctgtcagaaaggacctttagtgcagctggaggcattgtcactgagaagagaagtcgcctaagtcacaaaagtgttcagtacctcacctttatcaaaataaatgaggcatggatcccggatggctactgcccgcccaaagactaagttagtccccacacacagcatctctgcctgcatgccgtgtgactggctgcctgccccaagactaagtcgctcgccacacagcacctctgcctgccggctgcttcactgccttctccgccaccatcaacagggtccaggactccagacggattcctaaattttttaggccgctgctagcagcggctgctataataatttttctggagcatctacatgcctgcctaatttttctggctgcactgcagacggctgcagcaacaaaacaaaaggcatgtacatgtgcccatcccccttcttgatcattaccttgccacagtgaaggggcttgcgtatcacaatgaagcaatgaccgccggctatatgagtgtctcgggggttggcacaccaaagataataaggtcgttgcttcattgtggtcagaccaaatatgatcagctggacagtccctgttctgtcattcagctacatcagcaaggcgaccatatgggttgtAAAGCcatcatcacctgcactctcgtcatggtgcccaccagaccagcatggccgtcactacacaatcagcagtttgcggtgcgttacacttgTATTTCTTTGTGATCCAGGTTTGCAAAAAAACTGTAGGCCAGCATccatttttttttgccagttgtcccgccccctcccctttttttctTACACTTGGTATTTAGATATTTGATATTTTGAGGGTTGCACATGTATGTGGATCGGACTGATAACTTTTTTGCAAACCTGGATCACAAAGGAATACAAGtttttctgcacttttttgcacaatATTGGACTTTTTAGCCTGCTGTGTAGCTTATATATGATTGACATGTATATGATATAACATTTCTATATTTATTATGTAGGGCTGGAATACCAATAACCATTGGTTTGAATTGGGAGATTTTAACccgttttaattgttttattggattgattgaataaagttttttttttttttgttgcatcaTATGTGCGTGAAGTCATGATTATTTGTTGGATATGAATTTTGACGCAGATTGGCCCCTTTTCTAGAGTacaccagacgtactatccaactcctcttgctctacctcagtgatgtcaggtaagttttcctcctctccccagccacgaacaatacctcaGGAGCGTTGAGCAgcgcaagccccctgcgacgcctgctgcgattgttcttctgctgcctcctcccccCAAAAATACCTTCcttatcatctgactcctctcccTCAAGcgactcttcctccttctccctctctgtgctgccgcaggtgttaaggAAATATCtaattctgatgagaattgatcccgcaACTCTTCcttctgtaactgttcctgttcacgctcatccacagcttgatccaccactctacacacggcactcTCCaagaagaaggcatatgggatcaagttgctgccttcactgcaaccagggccggatttatactttttaccgcccaagaccaattataccatctgtatggttgttatctccgtgtgccccaatgagaaatgtacttacatcattggatgtcacagacaataactatttcagtaatacgtGTATAAGTTATGTTATATTTTCCGTAAGAACTTTtacgttatgtttgccatctcattaatgatggacccattgtgccaccatgtgagttaggctgaagtgtacctgcaggatagagcttacaggtcttgcagggacgacacaagtacacaggacagagagtttAAAGGTTAAAGCTGACCTTGTAGataaggatggctgcatggaacagctttactgtccctcactgagccgcccctaaatttctggtgccctaggccatggcctatgtggccttgccagaaatccggccctgattgcaactcaccaggtttgtcacctcctaaaacggccgcatgagcctgcagtgtCCAGttctttggccagaacatccccgtcTCCCCAGAgcttgtccttctactgtagttgtagagatactgggtgacggctttgtcctgttgtagcaggcggtaaaacatcaggagggtcgaattccagcgagtcgggctattgcaaatcaagcgcctcaccggcaagttgtttctccgctgaatatcggccaagcgtgccatggccgtgtaagaccacctaaaatgcccacacaacttcctggcctgcttcaggacctcctgtaagcctgggtacttacacacaaatctctggattacgagattgagcacatgtgccatgcagggtacatgtgtcaaattTCCCAAATTCAAATCCGAAAtgggattgctgccattgtcacacaccatgttgccgatctccagttggtgcggggtcagccactgatccaccagtTTGTTAAGAGcaaccaggagagctgctccaatgtgactctccgctttgaggcaaaacatgtccaagatggtgtgacaccgtcgtacctggcatgcagcataggccctggggagaaggggctgtgtagctggagaggagattgcagcaccagtacagttgagctgccactcagccaaggaggaggaggaggatgacagtgaagaggatgtagcaggaggagtaggaggagaaggataggaggtggcagcaggcctgcctgcaaaccgTGGAGGTTTCACAACtagttccgctgcacagccacgtactctctgcttgccatcggtcacaggGTTGATCCAATggactgtgtaagtaatgtaccttccctgaccgtgcttggtagaccaggcatccgtgttcagatggacccttgacccaacgctgtgtgtcagagatgacaccacttgcctttctacttcacggtacagttttggtatcgcattttcagagaaataattgcagcctggtatcttccactgtggtgtcccaatggccacaagttttctgaaggcctcagagtccaccagctggtatgataacagctggcgggataacaattccaccaagccagctgtcagatgccgggcaaggggttgcctggcagacattggcttcttccgctcaaagattttcctcacggacacctggctgctgctgtgggcagaggagctggaaccgctcaaggtgagaggcggagtggaggagggtggctgtgattgtgaaggtgcaagggggaaagcagctgaagatgatgcacctgaaggaggaagaggagaaggagggtggctttgcttttgtgtgctgcttttgttcaggtggtcttcccatttcagtttgtgccttttctgcatgtcccttcgtaaggcagttgtccctacgtggatgTTGgcttttccatggctcaatttttggtggtagagagtacagatggcattgctctgatctttggcattcacacaaaaaaatgtccacaccgctgagccactctggggtgtgggcactatggtgacgtcagcagctgacattgaagagcatgttggctggctggctgtccataggtggtgatacatggcgctggacactgccaccagctgtttttcatgatgagctccctctgcttctttcaggaacttgtctcctcctactactctctgactccccctctgaactgttcccctgttcatctcctctattaggAACCcgtgtggcatccgtatcatcataatcatcataattatcctccccagcttcgcttgtatcaaacacctcagaactgcaccaacagcaggtacttcattgtcctcctcctcacaccttacgtccatagtgtcgcctaactcagaaatatgaggtggtgtaacttgcttagcacctccatcttgttgtaacaataatggctgtgaatcagttaattccccaccaaataactcctgcgaagtgtcatatgtagcagatgtggtacttggagtagcgatagtggctgcggaagatgaggtgttctgtgttaaatagtcaaccacatcctgacaatcttgggagttgatgggacgtgccttcttctgagccctgtactttggtctagggccgcacaaaatcacgtcagcatgacctcgaacagacctgccgggtggcctgcctctgggtctgcctctgcctgttgttttgttcatatcggggaggatgaagtgaaaggtatgcactgacttgactaatacaatgtgcagtcacacaggtgcagtgaaaggtatatagtgactggtattacaatacaatgcgcagctgtcgcacaggtgcagttaacaggtatgcacggactggtatactaaaaagcgtgcagtcacaggtgcagtgaacaggtatgcagggattggtattaccaatgtgcacctgtcacacacaggtaccaggaacaggtgcagtgactgcttgtggtcacgtaagtgcactgaacaggttacaggtatgcactgcagtgattggtattacaaatatgcacctgtcacacacaggtaccgtgaacaggtgcagtagagtgtggtatattacactgcttgcggtcacaaaggttcactgaacaggttacaggtatgcactgcagtgattggtattacaaatgtgcacctgtcacacacaggtaccatgaacaggtggtctattacactgcttgcggtcacataggtacactgaacaggttacaggtatgcactgcagtgattggtattacaaatatgcacctgtcacacacaggtactgtgaacaggtgcagtagagtgtggtatattacactgcttgcagtcacgtaggtgcactgaacaggttacaggtatgcactacagtgattggtattacaaatgtgctcctgtcacacacaggtaccatgaacaggtgtaaTGACACTgcctgcggtcacgtaggtaggtaggtgcactgaacaacaacaggtgggtatgcagtgattggtactacaaatgtgcacctgtcacacacacaggtaccgtgaacaggtgcagtgactggtggtattaatgatgcgtacgctcacgtaggtaggtaggtaggtgcactgaacagtgaacaggtgatgtgattgggattacaaatgtgcagctgcctgtcacacacacaggtagtcactgaatgtgctgggcctggcagtggcacagtaggaactaccaccaaggggccaaaggccagctgcgactgactgacagggctgtatataatgcaagtgggtcacacacacaaaaaaaatagatcacaagaacaagattagctctcaaaagagctgttgaggggtgcttttttagcaataagaatcagcaaggagcaagctaacaagcctacaagagcctaactaagctttccctatctctctctctctctgcagcagctctcccttctctaattactgcaggcacatgagtgagtaaaatgcctgatgctgcctgccttttataagggggggaggggctccagaagggagtgtagcctgattggctacaatgtgcctgctgactgtgatgtagagggtcaaagctgaccctaatgatgtagtataggggcgaatcaaactaccgaaaaagtttgcagttctccgcgaccacgaaccacggaagttcgccggcaaaccgttcaggccatctctagtagagttgggccgaacggttcgccggcgaacgtggttcgcgcgaacttaggtggttcgcgtgcgggtgtcgcacgcgaacgttttgcggcaaaagttcgcaaaaaaacggttcgccccataatgcacctgagggtcaactttgaccctctacatcacagtcagcaggcccagtgtagccaattaggctacactagcccctggagccccacccccccttatataaggcaggcagcggcggccgttatggccactcgtgtgcctgcattagtgagagtagggcgagctgctgcagtctctcatagggaaagattagttaggcttaacttcttcctggctgcatacctgttctgttcagtgagccctcagcccactgcatacctgtactgtgatcctgccactgcatacctgttcagtgatcctgccactgcatacctgttcattgatcctgccactgcatacctgttcattgatcctgccactgcatacctgttcagtgatcctgccagtgcatacctgttcattgatcctgccactgcatacctgttcattgatcctgcctctgcatacctgttcagtgatcctgccagtgcatacctgttcattgatcctgccactgcatacctgttcattgatcctgccactgcatacctgttctgttcagtgaacagtttggtgtgtcagtgtgaagcagtaccttaattacactacctgattgatgtatacacatgcaagatgttttaaagcactttaggcctgtcattaagcattcaatgtgatttctgcccttaaaacgctgctttgcgtcaaatccagatttttcccggggacttttggcatctatcccactccgccatgcccccctccaggtgttagaccccttgaaacatcttttccatcacttttgtggccagcatatttttttttttttcaaagttcgcatccccattgaagtctattgcggttcgcgaactttaacgcgaaccgaaccttccgcgaaagttcgcgaacccggttcgcgaacctaaaatcggaggttcggcccaactctaatctctAGTGCTATACCGAATGGCAGAAATCATTCACTAAAAAATAAGGATGGGGGGTGGTGTAAACACTGTAAAGTTTTAAAAGCTAATTAAAGTGATATGAGTTTCTTCCATGAAGTTTTAACTCCTACCTAGCCTATTAACCCCTTGGTAATCACCTCAATATCTGTATCTGTCCATACACCTTTAATGACTTCTGCCTGCAGCGATCGCATGCAATCGCTATGGTGACAGATCAAGGCCCCAATAATCTACAGAGTCAGTGCTCtgatgttgcctagcaatgcatctgtacagcacgggGGCCCCTGTTCTGTCGCCCTAGTGATTGCATCCGATCACTACAGATGCACAGGTGTGTTTTCCTTCTATTGTTTACAACAATCATTGACATGCACTTCAATTTGAACTGCTGTGTTTATAGTATTCTGTattgtttgaaggaattaaaaaaaacaacaatgtgttttaaaaaaaaaggtgttaaGTTATGAAGATTTGTCGTGAGGTTCGGACAAATGAAGACACATTAAACTTTCCAAAGACAACCCAATGATCTATAAGCTGAAAGCACATATGTAGCATTGTCTAAAAGCTCTTTACTCATCACTTACGCCGATACATGGATTTCCCCTTCTTTGATTTCTACTGACTGTCTCCTGTGGCCAGACTGGTACTGAAGTCTGAGTAGTGTTGATCACTGGTGGATTTGTTGTTGGAGCGCTATAAGGGATATTGTTAAAGGTAGCTGATGGTTGTACGTTCCACTGTTGGTTATTAGCTGGAACCTGCACTTGGGAGCCATTGTAAAACCTAGACCATGCATCATTAGGTCCAGCTTGAACACTAGGAGTGACATTCAACTGCAAATCACTAGGATACAATGGGAAATCACTGATTGTTTCATAAGCCGGAGGAAGTTCAGGATCATGATATTGTTGAACAGGATATGGAGCTACAGGGACATTCTGTAATGGTAACGCATGTTGTTGAGGATGTGCTGCATTTCCAGCGTACGGAGGAGGAACATATCGCTCGCTGTTTACGTCATTTCCAGGTGTGGGCATCCCTAATTTAAACTGTGAAAATAAAATCGTAATTTTAATTAATTCAGTAACCTAAGTAGAATAGTcttaaaaataacaaaataaggACAATAAAAGTAGaaaatgggcctgatgcaattgtcagactcgccaacATTAAATGCTGCTGTTAGAGTTGAGCCAAAATttttgtaatttcgcattactataattacgcatgcgaaatttgctattacgatgcgaaattatggtagcgtaattgccattaaaatcgtaattgaaaataccgtaagcgtaattttcaacgcgtaatttcgcgtttcattcataccgtaatttcgcgttaaaccataccgtaatttcgcgttaaaccataacgctcctatataa
This window encodes:
- the LOC137536217 gene encoding membrane-spanning 4-domains subfamily A member 8-like is translated as MPTPGNDVNSERYVPPPYAGNAAHPQQHALPLQNVPVAPYPVQQYHDPELPPAYETISDFPLYPSDLQLNVTPSVQAGPNDAWSRFYNGSQVQVPANNQQWNVQPSATFNNIPYSAPTTNPPVINTTQTSVPVWPQETVSRNQRRGNPCIGILMIILAIAHIGIGIGLTTNYHGGKSSTISSGIPFWGAALHIITGSVNIAAHASLTRCKVICAIILTVGTLIVSAIDLVINVKDFNNAHDCWFGSGHWGPSKDCFNAMPYYWGLVSTNGFILFLSLISLCFGCCAFRKLD